The region TTtgttattcatgttattatgactgatttatttctttaaaatgtcaaatttatgctactaaaattatgtgaTTTCGCATCAAGTTTTTGCTTGTCTTAGTCTTTTTGTACTGCGACAATAGGAAGCAGATGTGTACACAGACTACTTTAAAGTACACTATTGTACGTCCGTGACATGGTAGAATAAAATGTTAGCACCACATGTGACGACTGTGAGGAACTTTGTGTGTTACCTTCCTCCGCTGGTCCTCCTCGTCCAGCAGCCGGGTCTGCAGCTGCCTCACCATCACCTGCCGCTTCCACTCTGCGATGGGGCGACCCTTCTCGTCATGAGTGGGCACCAGGTGGTCGATGTCCGCCAGGTTGGCCTGCTCGGTGGGGAGAACCACCATTTTGCTCTACGAGGAGGACGAAACGCAGTCAGGGGCAAGCTGAGCGTGGACACAGAGGAAGCATGGGGCGGTGCGTGCTTACAGCTTGGCCGGTGAAGACGCCCATCAGCGATGACTGTTTGAGCGTCGCGATGGGATTCATGTCGTTCAGGAGGTTGGCATCAGGTAGTGCCCTCTTGTCGGCAGAGGATGTCCTGTGACTCCTGGCTGCCTTTGGCTGATTTAAACCTTTAATAACTGACAGGTAAAAGCATCAGCGCCATCTTTTACTCTCCTCTCAGTTGCTGATTCAACACAAGGCTCATACCAGATGTTGCAGTTTGGACCTTCTCGATTCTGGAGATGATGCTCTTTGCCGGCTGGGCGGGCATGGATGGAGAAGAAGGTAAGGGCTGAGGGTATCGAGCTGCTGAGGTCTCCTCGCTGTCAGGTTGCTTGGAGTGAGAAGAGCAGAcattttagttagttttttttttttttaggtttgtgGCTTCATGTGACGTGGACAAGCACCTTCAAGGTGTCCATGAGGACGCTCTCGCTGCCGTGGAAGTGGACTCGCCTGCTGCGCTGCGACACTTCCTCCGCCGGGATGATGATAGACTTATCAGTACAGGCGGCCTGGAATGATCAGTCCCATCCAATGAAATTCCAAGCAGGAATGCTTGCTTTCATCTGTCAGGTTTATTTTGAAGATATGCTCTGCTTGGCTGTTAGAGCTGGCCTACACTTTAATGGACTCTGCCTTTGCTCCGCTCCAGCGCTCCACTAACGTCTCAGAATGCACTGTCCTCATGTGCTGCTCACATGACCTCTGACTCCGCCCTTCAAGCAACATGCAACATCACCATCAAGCTGATATATAAATGCAAAGCGAGCTGATGGTCGCCACTTCCTCTCACTACGCCGCTCCACCTCCCCTGAAGTTGTGCAATCCCCACACAGATAAACAAGAGCAGAGGAGTAAGGAGAAGCGAGGAGGTCCTGCTTCCGGGGTGACCCTTCTCGTAACAGTTCAACGTCTTGTGCGTGCCTCTAATTGGACCCAGTGGCAGGGAGGCATTTGGTTTTCATCAACACCGATTCTcagctgcaaacacacacactcacacacaagccCAGCTCGTCCTTTATCAAAGACCTGATCGCTACAGATCAGGAGCCAAGAGTTCACGACCTCACTCTGCGTccgtgtttcttttttttttttacaaatatgggAGTGCGGGAACATCGTGTAAAGAACTTGCTCATCAGCCAAATGTTTGTGATGTTGCAATGTGGgggatgtaaacacacacacacacacacaaggctgcGGTGTAACTTCACGTAATGTAACGTTCACACACCCGCATTTCAGGTTAGTGGTGGGCGGCTGAGGAACTCCTAATGTggcaaaacatgctagcttgtaTAATCATATCACAAATGCTAAATGACTGATCGACTGTGGTCAACAGTGTCAATTTTTTGTAGGAACTGGTATGTTCctttaaatgtgttctggtgtgGGAGGATCACAAttggatcagacattttgatgagttgGTATCTGACCAATTTTgagcctggtgatgtcataatatgcaaattagatgagtacatttactcccatcacaaactgTGGGTCAGATTTATGAGTCTTCTAAATTTACATTGCGCTTTTATCACTGACCATTTTCAAGCTCCAAGCTttttgaaatagtaaaaaaacTAAAGGGTTAAaagcctggtgcttgtgtgtctcacccaatgTTCCAataacattgctgacacctggtgacgagtgtagaatactacatattgtcacatgactgcatcttctcaatgccttacattcactcattcattcattttctaccgctttttcctcacaagggtcgcgggggtgctggagcctatcccagctgtcttcgggcgagaggcggggtacaccctggactggtcgccagccaatcacagggcacatatagacaaacaaccattcacactcacattcatacctatggacaatttggagttgccaattaacctagcatgtttttggaatgtgggaggaaaccggagtacccggagaaaacccatgcatgcacggggagaacatgcaaactccacacagagatggccgagggtggaattgaaccctggtctcctagctgtgaggtctacgcgctaaccactcgaccgccatgccgcctgcCTTACATTCATATTCAAATCAAATGCTTcagctatgaatccagcagaCAAGTCAATTTtggcaacattttccagcagaaaGATGCTATGACAAGACATGATTTGTAACTGCATGTGAATACAATTACATTTAATGTGTCTAAAAAATAATGTGAGCGTatccaaaatatgtattttgaggGAATTTATAGGTGCATCTATTATTTGCTTTTGTCATTAAGTAACATAATAACAAGGACCTACTGTATTGGTCAGGAAAATATTAGCACATGCAAAACAGCAGGGCTGCATTTCTACACATTTTATCCTTTTTTGTGCATATAAACAACTATAATATGACATTCAGTCACTGGGTATGTGAACCGCTACAGTACTACCAATGACACCAGTCAGTCATCCCATCATCAGAGGTGGACTCTCGCTACCCAAGtaggaaaacaaacaagcagcaCATCTGGCAATACACCGACCTTGACCTTGTCTTCTGGCCTTCAGCGATGGAGCATCACTGCGTGTCGAGGAGGTCGCAAGTGTAAAGATGTGCCGGCAGGACGGCACAGCGCTTCTTCAACACAGccgccaataaacaataaagccATGGGAGGATGGTGTGAATAATTCAAAGGCCAAAGGATAGGATGGCCGGCAATGTCACTAATGCTCGGGCACGCCGACGAATCACATGGAGGAGGTATCAGCGGAAGACTTGTCAAAGGCACTTGGAAAGAGACATCTATTTCATCTCATGACGTTGGCTTTTTCCACTCTGGATCAGTGAATGAGGTGGAATCTCAGCTGGAGAGAACCGGTGAAAGACAATGCCACACCGTCACGCCTGAACAACAAACACCCACGGCGGCTGTTTTCAGGATTTTATGACTGAACTTGACTACCAATGCACTCGGTTCATGTGAGGCACATCCGGCATGAGGACATGAAGCCAGGAAACATTGACAGACTATTTACTTATCTGACGCTTCAAGACATGGAACAGCCGGTGGCGTAGTATGATGCCGATCCCATTCAAACTGCCAACGAGtctactccgctttcctcccacattccaaaaatgttagcttaaattggcaactctaaattgtccataggtatgaatgtgagtgtgaatgattgtttgtctatactgttTGTGCCCTGCGAATGAGTCAAAGTCAATTGGGATACGcttcagcatacccccatgacacAAGTGAGGGTAAGTGGCACAGAAAACGGATGCAtgatatgttgtattctggtcactaggcagcagtaatgacacaaaacatagAGGCATTACCTTACTGTACAGAACATGCCGTTAACACTGCAAGAAATGAGCCGAAaacctctcattccatgtggaagtggtaagttttttggcttcCTCAATAAATTTTTGGCTAAATGGTCATCAGCCATCTCAAGTCCCTTGCAGCTTAACAGCTGAGcaatatgtaaacaaagaatagtaggagtgtaaaggtgacaatatggatgttatttcatgtctacaggcttCTAATAATGATAGAACCGTATCTATATCATGGAAAGTCATTTAAAGCAgtcatgtctggaaccaattaaccgctataaTTGAGGGtcaacagctgtcttcgggcgagaggcggggtacaccctggactggtcgccagccaatcacagggcacatatagacaaacaaccattcacactcacattcatacctatggacaatttggagtcaccaattaacctagcatgtttttggaatgtgggaggaaaccggagtccccggagaaaacccatgcatgcacggggagaacatgcaaactccacacagagatggccgagggtggaattgaaccctggtctcctagctgtgaggtctacgcgctaaccactcgaccgccatgccgcctgcCTTACATTCATATTCAAATCAAATGCTTcagctatgaatccagcagaCAAGTCAATTTtggcaacattttccagcagaaaGATGCTATGACAAGACATGATTTGTAACTGCATGTGAATACAATTACATTTAATGTGTCTAAAAAATAATGTGAGCGTatccaaaatatgtatttttagggAATTTATAGGTGCATCTATTATTTGCTTTTGTCATTAAGTAACATAATAACAGCTGAGcaatatgtaaacaaagaatagtaggagtgtaaaggtgacaatatggatgttatttcatgtctacagggctctaataatgatagaaCCGTATCTATATCATGGAAAGTCATTTAAAGCAgtcatgtctggaaccaattaaccgctataaTTGAGGGTCAACAATCTATGCTTCCCACGTTACAAAGCGCAATGTGGGAAAGGATGATtgtatatgaaaataaatatgatcgTAACTCATCTGTCAGGTGGCTGCGTTTACTGTTCACCAGACTGCAGCTGCTCCTGAATTGCAATTCGACCTGGTTGTGATTCCATCCCACGTTCTCCCATCCGCCGTTGAACCGAGGTTACCCGACTGACTCTGTAGAACCTTTGCTTTCCAGACACCAGCACAGAGGTAATTAAAGCGCCGCTGCTGATTTCTTCAGCCCACATGACCCGGCGGTCCGTGTGCTGGTGATTCTTAGCGGTACCAGGAGGTGACAGGCTGAGCTTCCCTGGAGTCAGACTTGTGCTTGACATCCTGCTCTCCCGGTCCTTACCAGGGATTGGGTTGCGGCTTCCAGGCATCGGGATGGTGAAAACTCTGAAACCTAACCTTGTGGATCTCATAACAGGCTCGGCCTCGGGACCTTCCACCTGAGCTACCCGAAAGGGAGAAAACCGATAGCCATCAACCAGCTAGCCAGGCGCTCCAGGCGGCGTGCCGGCCATCGCCAACGGGGGCTGGCGCCTGCGCTAATTAGCCCTCCATTGTTCTGAGGGAGGATTATGTGTGAGGGAAGAGCTCAGCAGCCACGCCTCGCTGGCTCGCCATCGTCATTCTCTTCATGTGCGAGTGCTGCTCTTCACTGCTGACTTATTCATGGATTCTGTTGGCCGTCTGCCTCAGATCATCATGTGTGGCCCGGCCCGGCACCTGGGAGGCTTTGATGTGCAGTCAGTTGAAGTCAGTTGAAGTCTGCTGTCAGCTAACAATTCCCTGATTACTCCGCTGCCCTTTTGATGGACAACAAATCATAAATCCACAGACAGCACATCCTCTTAAGTCAAACCTCACCTCTAAAGCTTACTCTTTGTGGGGTGCCCCCCCCCTAGTATTTCTTCCTGTAAGACTCCAACCTTGTTCTCAGTAGATATGTAAATAGCCACTAATCTTacatattaacattaaaatgttaattaatatgCACTGACCCTGTCTTTCTtatataagtgaatttccagtgTAGGATTACTTATTTCTAAATTTGTAGTtaagaaaaacctgtttacaatcttctatggattttaacattattagagtcctctagacataaaataacacccctatagtcagctttgcactcctattatgcctatatagtagacataataagcgacaataagccatttaagacatacataagacaCAATATAGACTCAAgagatcaagtctggtgcttgtgtgtctcacacagtctcattacagtaacattactgacaactaGTGATCAACAAAATGTCTTGCATATTCTAATGCATCTTCTAAATGCCTTATGCAGTATTATAAAAATTGCGGCTTCActgtcacagtttttcaaaaatgtattcattgtttataatacatgtttgttttaataCAGCCAATTActcatcaaaaataaagaattgtTAAGCATTAATACGGTAAGTGAACTaagatacaaatataaggcattcagaagatgcattcaaagacgttgtgatatgtagtattctacactggtcactaggtgtcgtaGTGTTGCGGTAATAATGGATGAGACATTTCAGTTGAGTCACTGTTTCttcttctcacacacacactttaatttTCTGGAAAACGACAGCCAATACAGGTGACCTCATTTGGTGTcaccaatggaaaaaaaacaattagcttAGCTTCCCAGATGTTTGCTCTTACCTCCCCAACCCACGGCAAAGATCAGAGAAAACGAACAGCAGGTGAGCTTACGTTGTTCTCCATGGCACGCAGGTATCTGGCGCACTCATGGTGGCCGTTGTACCCGGCCAGGTCGGCCGCCGTGAGTCCATCAACATCTCTGTCGGCGGGCTTGCCGTAGCGGGCCAGCATTCTTTTACAGCACTGACGGGCGTACAAATATGCAGGTGTGATTTACAGCTGCACTTTACTTCTAATTCTAAAATAACACCAAAGACAACCTCCAGCTCTCCGTTCTCCGCCGCATCATGCAGGGGTGTCCCGCCCCAGTAGTCCTTCATGACCTTTGCCCCGGCCTCAAGGAGCCGCTCCAAGATGCGGGAGTGCCCCCTGCTGGCGGCAAAGTGCAGCGCAGTGGCTCCCTCTACGTCCTGACAGGACGTGCTTATGTCAGTGTGGCTCACCTGTACAAGAAACAACCAGCTCATCCAGGTGAAGGCTTGGGAGGAaatatagaagatggatgtcCGCTCACCAGCCAAGTCACTACGTCTTCGTGGCCCATGTGGGCAGCGGCGTGCAGGCACGTCATGCCGTCGTGGGCCCTCACGTGAACGTCGGCGCTGCAGTGTTTCACCAGGTGCTCCACCATGTGCACGTGTCCCTCCTGGCAGGCCAGGTAGAGCGGGGTGGCGCCAGTGGACATCTGGTGGTTCACGCACCTGCAGTCCATCATGGTTATAACATATCCTACCACAGACCGGGGATTCCCGACCACTGTGCCGTGGCACAGCATCAGCTGTGCAATTTCACATAAGCAGCCCAAAAATCATTAAATATTATCAAATTTCTTTCTAAAATAATTTTCTGAAATTTACGTTTGGTGATATTCCGACTTCAGTctcataaaatgttattttatgctcagaaaataaaaaattacaactttatttgttgttttatttgtttctcataatattaattcattttctaccgctttttcctcgcgagggtcacgggggtgctggagcctatcccagctgtcttcgggcgagaggcggggtacaccctggactggtggccagccaatcacagggcacatatagacaaacaaccattcacactcacattcatacctatggacaatttggagtcgccaattaacctagcatgtttttggaatgtgggaggaaaccggagtacccggagaaaacccacgcatgcacggggagaacatgcaaactccacacagagatggccgagggtggaattgaaccctggtctgtattttttcttcaatatttaaaatttatactccaaaaattatgaatgaattaattatttttcctcattatttgAGTGAAATTACATTTCAATTACTTCAATTTGACATTTTCCTTAAATGATACTTTGAAAATGTGCCGAGGGCCACACTTTGCATACCCCTGCTGTAGCAGATGTCAGTTGTCAAAGTTCAGAGGTCAATTATCAAAAATGAACACTGGGCTCACCGTGGCGTCTGCTGAACAAGAAGCATCAAACACCCTAGGTCCCCGCTGACTGCAGCGTAGTGAGCTGCCAGAGCTCCGCACTTGGTTTCCACCTCCGCTGTCCCCTTGAAGGACAGGAGCCACCTGACCACCTCCACGCAGCCAAAGCGGGCTGCAAGGTGGAGCGCCGTGGCGCCGGCGGCGTCTCGGTCCTCCAAATATGTAGGGAGAAACGTAGAAAGTCTCGGAAACTTTGCAGCAGGGGTGCATTTGTCTTGTAAGAGACCACAACTTTTAACATCTGGTGGTCATAATAAATCATCCTCAAATGTTTTGGTGTACTTTGTGCTGTACAAAGTACAGTACTGAACAAGTATTGTAATGCTCGGAATAGACCACCAGCATCCCTGTGTTGTTTTCCCTCACCTCCACATTGCAGCCCGCTTGCTCCACCAGCCACTGCAGCTCCAGCACGTGCCCGGTGGCGGCGGCGTCATGTGCCGGCGTGGCCCCGTTCAAGGCCCGAGCTCCACCTGCAAGCCCCTGCTGACTTACCAGGAACTGCAGGCACTCCAGGCGTCCACACCTGGCCGCATGGTGCACCGGGCCGGCGCCTTGGGCATCCACGATGGAGGGCAACAGATGACCAGAAGACGCCAGCTCACTCAGGGTGTGAAGATCCCCCGCCCGGGCCGCCTGGATGGCGCGATGAAGAACCATCCTCTCCTGCTCTACAGGTCAGATATGGCACCTTTCAGCTCCTCGGAGCCAAAACATCTCATTGCCTCCGCCTACGCCAGGAAAGTGACACCGGCAGATGGCCAGCGTgactgtgtgtgggggggtcagtGGGGAGCCAGTGAGCCAGAAAGGTAATGAAAGCCTCCAGCTTTGTGCGGTACTGACCACATGCTGACCCACGCTCCCATGCTTCACTGGAGACACGAGCGCCAGGGCATGGTGCTACAGACCATCCATTGTATTTCCTGCTAAACACCTGTCAGGGGACATCTAATGTATGATTACCTCCATGGATGGATGTGACATTGCATTTTCCACTGCAGAGATGTGTGCATAGCGCGTGCctcagaacattcattcattcattcattttctaccgctttttcctcacgagggtcgcagggggtgctggagcctatcccagctgtcttcgggccagccaatcacagggcacatatagacaaacaaccattcacactcacattcatacctatggacaatttggagtcgccaattaacctagcatgtttttggaatgtgggaggaaatcggagtacccggagaaaacccacgcatgcatggggagaacatgcaaactccacacagagatgtgccgagggtgggaattgaaccctggtctcctagctgtgaggtctgcgcgctaaccactcgaccgccgtgccgcccgcctcAGAACATTCccatgaaaaaaaggaaaacagcaacaaaacatacaataaatccATAAAGGGATGGCGTTCGGTCcatcataagaaaaaaattatgtgaGAACTTAGCAGAGGGCTCCTCCGCAAAATCATAGCGAAGAGCAATTTCTCCAACACTGAAATTAACAATTTCCTGCCAAACATCTCAAACATTACTGCAAATCAACGTATAACTGGCACACCAATACCATGGGATCTATCCAATTATACTTACACAGAACATCTAGTGGTAGAAGAGTGAAACTACCAATAGCTTTGGCTGTGCTTGTCCAGTGCAGGCCTTATCATCTTGCTACGTGCTTCACAACTTGACCAAACAGGCCCCTGTGGCCATCGCTGGAAAGAGTTTGGACACTCCTGTTCTAAAGGTTAGGGGCCACAAATAGTTGACTGAACCATAGCCATAACCAAGATGCAGGAAGTTTATTTTATGGGTACCAAGAACCCCTGCTaatggcaaaaataaaaaatgacacaccaataaatatgccaatttttaatgctctaacccaggggtctcaaacatgcagcccgcgggccaaatgtggcccgcaggacactagtttgaggcccccgccttgatatgaaagtttaatgttagtgcggcccgcgcaagtttgatatggatgctgtatggtatcatgtacccagaaaaaattattacgtttgattaatgttcatgttaaaggttaaataactgttaatagttgtcctccctatccgtgtggaagtggtacgtttttggctatttaagtttaaaggaaataacttggaggctaccgtttaggtcgctagctctctagtttgcgagttagcatgaccctgcagttgcgcaatatgttgtaaataaaaagagaatacatgtgactatagtcgtgttttgtcatgtctacagggctctaataatgctttgttcattttaatctgaaaaaaataatttgtctacccaccaactatatgtggtttcttaagtttttattatttgccgttttattattattattattatatttatttatttattactgattgattgattttctttattcttgatttgtttatgtatttttcatcttattttgtgcagaaaaataaagatattaagatatttgagaacagtggaatgttttatcagagcttttattgtagaaaatcggaaccaaagtactgaaaaagtttgtatatttttctgtttttaataaatgcgttttgtttttttttttggaaaacctgatgcggcccagccttgcccagaccctagccccagtggcccccaggtaaattgagtttgagacccctgctctgaCCCCATAATATGCCTCTTACAGTATTAAACACCTTTTAGATTCATTTTTGCACATCATTATATACTACTACTGTACTTAGAAAACGTGCAGTTACACACCTCACGTCccgtcaaagcatcttcctgctggaataTGTTGAGAGAATTGACTTGTGAGACGGCGCCCACTGCTGGCTTCATAGCTGCAGGACTCTGTTTGGCCATCAAACCATTTTCTATTGAAGTTACCattaaaaaagttatatttacaatttcaaGCAGAGAAAAAGGATTAACTACATGGCAGCCGCCAGGAAGGTTGTA is a window of Doryrhamphus excisus isolate RoL2022-K1 chromosome 5, RoL_Dexc_1.0, whole genome shotgun sequence DNA encoding:
- the LOC131129358 gene encoding espin-like protein produces the protein MVLHRAIQAARAGDLHTLSELASSGHLLPSIVDAQGAGPVHHAARCGRLECLQFLVSQQGLAGGARALNGATPAHDAAATGHVLELQWLVEQAGCNVEDRDAAGATALHLAARFGCVEVVRWLLSFKGTAEVETKCGALAAHYAAVSGDLGCLMLLVQQTPRCVNHQMSTGATPLYLACQEGHVHMVEHLVKHCSADVHVRAHDGMTCLHAAAHMGHEDVVTWLVSHTDISTSCQDVEGATALHFAASRGHSRILERLLEAGAKVMKDYWGGTPLHDAAENGELECCKRMLARYGKPADRDVDGLTAADLAGYNGHHECARYLRAMENNAACTDKSIIIPAEEVSQRSRRVHFHGSESVLMDTLKQPDSEETSAARYPQPLPSSPSMPAQPAKSIISRIEKVQTATSVIKGLNQPKAARSHRTSSADKRALPDANLLNDMNPIATLKQSSLMGVFTGQASKMVVLPTEQANLADIDHLVPTHDEKGRPIAEWKRQVMVRQLQTRLLDEEDQRRKENGSKFAKVSWRYSQAHNAILGPSGELLTEHDLIYLEQQIANVAMQRHCEGYELELARLANELRHILPAPIVNITVNTQFRDFTSQVPLPVWCSRISGIVKSMSLLMSNLTDQPYCKMPNTDLVTVFSQIPDRQDSTRGRRERIEDEIQQFGVSVRTLKSNFETQNSPEDSNVFNTSTPLEANHSENPPQVSCPDQNNVVDQEENLSGVVETTSLRKERIVVLFLGHWKKSAYTVTLKSKDAAERKGSCSGGGAEAHDDERGPQRRASEDSAQSKMMNSSLGHFFKQRSAVNKMLGNWRNMISSVPSRQIRRLHRQQALYSPEQFLPRVDGVPLEYDKLTLDLFMLGYFHILELELPVDERKMRHLLCFEVFDHVGGFPWELVRDFHKAVLDDIEAGNRQWTDGFEDLKVKFFGNAVSAPEGLKEAETSRLPEMRPLPKVIVQTPTPDEGSLYTGTDISCFSNEEICQYIDRSFAFWKEKEAEIFDFE